The following are encoded together in the Zingiber officinale cultivar Zhangliang chromosome 8A, Zo_v1.1, whole genome shotgun sequence genome:
- the LOC122012698 gene encoding AT-hook motif nuclear-localized protein 9-like isoform X1, translated as MEGQSIANPRESSSIDLQSMAMHGGSSSFLTDDPLLLTMISSSSAAHPQLPPSYQGNGGGGGGNPEAIDGGSVAQTANGLNPNTGEPEAKRKRGRPRKYGPDGPILAPSSSSALLSSSELINGPKRRGRPLGSTKKHQMVAQGTAKLESCLHLICVNEGEDVFAKISSFSQLESQTICILSATGVASKVTLFQPSIIPACGMVIYEGWFEILSLTGSFHNSSDRQSLMGGLTVSVADSKGNVVGGRIAGSFVAASPVLVVLGSFIPGRLELKETNAVPSPNLVSGGTTNTGNSSSRAAFSVPSGDRMNPPIQSPAICSDINSLDRPVKLNFDQEGGGGERL; from the exons ATGGAAGGACAAAGCATTGCGAATCCTAGAGAATCCTCCTCCATCGATTTGCAGTCGATGGCGATGCACGGCGGGTCATCATCCTTTTTAACCGACGACCCATTGCTCTTGACGATGATAAGCAGTTCATCTGCTGCTCATCCTCAGCTGCCGCCTTCTTATCAAGGAAACGGTGGCGGAGGAGGAGGCAATCCCGAGGCCATTGATGGTGGCTCCGTGGCTCAAACAGCCAATGGTCTGAACCCGAACACAGGAGAGCCAGAAGCTAAGAGGAAGCGAGGGCGGCCCCGGAAGTACGGACCAGATGGCCCTATCTTGGCCCCTTCATCATCATCTGCTTTACTGTCTTCTTCTGAACTGATTAATGGTCCCAAGAGACGGGGCCGTCCACTTGGTTCTACCAAGAAGCATCAAATGGTTGCTCAAG GAACAGCAAAGTTGGAAAGCTGTCTTCATTTAATTTGTGTAAATGAAGGAGAG GATGTATTTGCAAAAATTTCTTCATTTTCTCAGCTTGAATCACAAACCATCTGCATTCTTTCAGCAACTGGTGTTGCATCTAAAGTAACTCTTTTCCAACCTTCCATCATACCTGCTTGTGGAATGGTAATTTACGAG GGTTGGTTCGAGATCTTGTCATTGACGGgttcattccacaattctagtGATCGGCAGAGCCTAATGGGTGGATTGACCGTCTCAGTAGCTGATTCTAAGGGGAATGTCGTAGGCGGTCGAATAGCAGGGTCTTTCGTAGCAGCATCACCAGTTCTG GTAGTTCTTGGGAGCTTTATACCTGGCAGGTTGGAGTTAAAAGAAACTAATGCTGTTCCATCCCCAAATCTTGTCTCCGGCGGGACAACAAACACCGGCAACTCCTCTTCAAGGGCAGCCTTTAGTGTACCGTCAGGTGACCGTATGAACCCTCCTATTCAGAGCCCAGCCATATGCAGTGACATCAATTCACTAGATCGCCCAGTGAAACTTAACTTCGATCAAGAAGGGGGTGGGGGTGAACGTCTCTGA
- the LOC122012698 gene encoding AT-hook motif nuclear-localized protein 9-like isoform X2 — MEGQSIANPRESSSIDLQSMAMHGGSSSFLTDDPLLLTMISSSSAAHPQLPPSYQGNGGGGGGNPEAIDGGSVAQTANGLNPNTGEPEAKRKRGRPRKYGPDGPILAPSSSSALLSSSELINGPKRRGRPLGSTKKHQMVAQGTAKLESCLHLICVNEGEDVFAKISSFSQLESQTICILSATGVASKVTLFQPSIIPACGMGWFEILSLTGSFHNSSDRQSLMGGLTVSVADSKGNVVGGRIAGSFVAASPVLVVLGSFIPGRLELKETNAVPSPNLVSGGTTNTGNSSSRAAFSVPSGDRMNPPIQSPAICSDINSLDRPVKLNFDQEGGGGERL; from the exons ATGGAAGGACAAAGCATTGCGAATCCTAGAGAATCCTCCTCCATCGATTTGCAGTCGATGGCGATGCACGGCGGGTCATCATCCTTTTTAACCGACGACCCATTGCTCTTGACGATGATAAGCAGTTCATCTGCTGCTCATCCTCAGCTGCCGCCTTCTTATCAAGGAAACGGTGGCGGAGGAGGAGGCAATCCCGAGGCCATTGATGGTGGCTCCGTGGCTCAAACAGCCAATGGTCTGAACCCGAACACAGGAGAGCCAGAAGCTAAGAGGAAGCGAGGGCGGCCCCGGAAGTACGGACCAGATGGCCCTATCTTGGCCCCTTCATCATCATCTGCTTTACTGTCTTCTTCTGAACTGATTAATGGTCCCAAGAGACGGGGCCGTCCACTTGGTTCTACCAAGAAGCATCAAATGGTTGCTCAAG GAACAGCAAAGTTGGAAAGCTGTCTTCATTTAATTTGTGTAAATGAAGGAGAG GATGTATTTGCAAAAATTTCTTCATTTTCTCAGCTTGAATCACAAACCATCTGCATTCTTTCAGCAACTGGTGTTGCATCTAAAGTAACTCTTTTCCAACCTTCCATCATACCTGCTTGTGGAATG GGTTGGTTCGAGATCTTGTCATTGACGGgttcattccacaattctagtGATCGGCAGAGCCTAATGGGTGGATTGACCGTCTCAGTAGCTGATTCTAAGGGGAATGTCGTAGGCGGTCGAATAGCAGGGTCTTTCGTAGCAGCATCACCAGTTCTG GTAGTTCTTGGGAGCTTTATACCTGGCAGGTTGGAGTTAAAAGAAACTAATGCTGTTCCATCCCCAAATCTTGTCTCCGGCGGGACAACAAACACCGGCAACTCCTCTTCAAGGGCAGCCTTTAGTGTACCGTCAGGTGACCGTATGAACCCTCCTATTCAGAGCCCAGCCATATGCAGTGACATCAATTCACTAGATCGCCCAGTGAAACTTAACTTCGATCAAGAAGGGGGTGGGGGTGAACGTCTCTGA
- the LOC122012696 gene encoding beta-glucosidase 13-like isoform X1, whose amino-acid sequence MMREQVPSATIMAYGNRIATRFRLPLLLLFSVGCFLLPHLIIKGSMTSPTPAKSDEKPSALQIDRNSFPKGFIFGTASSAYQYEGAANEGGRGPSIWDTLTHRHPELIADGSNGDVAVDSYHQYKEDVSIMKRMGMDAYRFSISWSRILPNGSIRGGVNREGVNYYNNLINELIANGLQPFVTLFHWDSPQGLENKYEGFLSQLIIQDFRDYAEVCFREFGDRVKHWMTFNEPWTFALMAYPDGNKLGQCFPWASVKCHAANLGRDPYTITHHQLLAHATAVTLFREKFQATQKGKIGIALCSHWFLPYNGTKSDYEAASRSLDFILGWLMDPLTQGDYPTSMRTNVKDRLPKFTEGQSQMLKGSFDFIGINYYTSLYAYSNRPSSDADPNFYSDQHVIQTGERYGVLIGPKAASDWLFIYPPGLKELLLHVKTKYNNPVIYITENGVDEVNNDTLPLEEALKDDTRTSYFEQHLFYLNQAIREGVDVRGYFAWSLLDNFEWRSGYSVRFGINFVDYKHGLKRYPKKSAFWFTKFLKG is encoded by the exons ATGATGCGAGAACAAGTCCCTTCTGCAACCATAATGGCTTATGGAAATCGGATTGCAACAAGGTTTCGTctgcctcttcttctcctcttctccgtCGGCTGCTTTCTTCTCCCTCATCTCATCATCAAGGGCTCGATGACATCGCCGACGCCTGCTAAAAGCGATGAGAAACCAAGTGCTTTGCAGATCGATCGGAACTCCTTCCCTAAAGGTTTCATCTTTGGGACCGCGAGCTCCGCATATCAG TATGAAGGTGCTGCAAATGAAGGTGGCAGAGGACCGAGCATTTGGGATACTCTCACTCACAGGCATCCAG AGTTGATAGCCGATGGAAGCAATGGAGATGTAGCAGTGGACTCCTATCATCAATACaag GAAGATGTGAGCATTATGAAAAGAATGGGCATGGATGCTTACAGATTTTCCATCTCTTGGTCCAGGATTTTACCAA ATGGAAGCATAAGAGGAGGAGTAAATAGGGAAGGAGTCAATTATTACAATAACCTCATCAACGAGCTCATAGCAAATG GTTTGCAGCCATTTGTGACACTCTTCCATTGGGACTCTCCTCAAGGATTGGAGAACAAATATGAAGGTTTCTTAAGCCAACTAATTAT TCAAGACTTCAGGGATTATGCTGAGGTTTGCTTTAGGGAATTTGGGGACAGGGTGAAGCACTGGATGACCTTCAATGAGCCATGGACTTTTGCTTTGATGGCATACCCTGATGGTAATAAACTAGGGCAGTGTTTTCCTTGGGCATCAGTCAAGTGTCATGCTGCAAATTTGGGTAGGGATCCCTATACAATTACTCATCATCAGCTTCTGGCTCATGCCACCGCTGTGACTCTATTCAGAGAAAAATTCCAG GCTACACAAAAAGGTAAAATAGGGATAGCCCTATGCTCCCATTGGTTTCTACCCTACAATGGAACAAAATCCGACTATGAAGCTGCATCCAGGTCTCTTGACTTCATTCTTGGATG GCTAATGGACCCCTTGACTCAAGGGGATTACCCTACAAGCATGAGGACCAATGTGAAAGACAGATTGCCAAAGTTCACAGAGGGCCAGTCCCAGATGTTAAAAGGATCATTTGATTTCATCGGAATCAATTACTACACCAGCCTGTATGCCTACAGCAATCGCCCATCCTCTGATGCAGACCCTAACTTCTATAGTGACCAGCATGTTATTCAAACAG GGGAGAGATATGGAGTTCTTATAGGTCCTAAG GCTGCTTCAGATTGGCTGTTCATATATCCACCAGGTTTGAAAGAACTCTTGCTCCATGTAAAGACCAAATACAATAATCCAGTGATATATATTACTGAGAACG GAGTTGATGAAGTTAACAATGACACCCTACCACTGGAAGAGGCGCTGAAGGATGATACAAGAACAAGCTACTTTGAACAGCATCTCTTCTACCTTAATCAAGCGATcag GGAGGGTGTGGACGTGAGAGGGTACTTTGCATGGTCTTTGTTGGATAACTTTGAATGGAGGTCAGGCTACAGTGTGAGGTTTGGCATAAACTTTGTGGACTATAAGCATGGCTTGAAGAGATACCCCAAAAAATCTGCCTTCTGGTTCACCAAATTTTTAAAAGGCTAA
- the LOC122012696 gene encoding beta-glucosidase 13-like isoform X2: protein MMREQVPSATIMAYGNRIATRFRLPLLLLFSVGCFLLPHLIIKGSMTSPTPAKSDEKPSALQIDRNSFPKGFIFGTASSAYQYEGAANEGGRGPSIWDTLTHRHPADGSNGDVAVDSYHQYKEDVSIMKRMGMDAYRFSISWSRILPNGSIRGGVNREGVNYYNNLINELIANGLQPFVTLFHWDSPQGLENKYEGFLSQLIIQDFRDYAEVCFREFGDRVKHWMTFNEPWTFALMAYPDGNKLGQCFPWASVKCHAANLGRDPYTITHHQLLAHATAVTLFREKFQATQKGKIGIALCSHWFLPYNGTKSDYEAASRSLDFILGWLMDPLTQGDYPTSMRTNVKDRLPKFTEGQSQMLKGSFDFIGINYYTSLYAYSNRPSSDADPNFYSDQHVIQTGERYGVLIGPKAASDWLFIYPPGLKELLLHVKTKYNNPVIYITENGVDEVNNDTLPLEEALKDDTRTSYFEQHLFYLNQAIREGVDVRGYFAWSLLDNFEWRSGYSVRFGINFVDYKHGLKRYPKKSAFWFTKFLKG from the exons ATGATGCGAGAACAAGTCCCTTCTGCAACCATAATGGCTTATGGAAATCGGATTGCAACAAGGTTTCGTctgcctcttcttctcctcttctccgtCGGCTGCTTTCTTCTCCCTCATCTCATCATCAAGGGCTCGATGACATCGCCGACGCCTGCTAAAAGCGATGAGAAACCAAGTGCTTTGCAGATCGATCGGAACTCCTTCCCTAAAGGTTTCATCTTTGGGACCGCGAGCTCCGCATATCAG TATGAAGGTGCTGCAAATGAAGGTGGCAGAGGACCGAGCATTTGGGATACTCTCACTCACAGGCATCCAG CCGATGGAAGCAATGGAGATGTAGCAGTGGACTCCTATCATCAATACaag GAAGATGTGAGCATTATGAAAAGAATGGGCATGGATGCTTACAGATTTTCCATCTCTTGGTCCAGGATTTTACCAA ATGGAAGCATAAGAGGAGGAGTAAATAGGGAAGGAGTCAATTATTACAATAACCTCATCAACGAGCTCATAGCAAATG GTTTGCAGCCATTTGTGACACTCTTCCATTGGGACTCTCCTCAAGGATTGGAGAACAAATATGAAGGTTTCTTAAGCCAACTAATTAT TCAAGACTTCAGGGATTATGCTGAGGTTTGCTTTAGGGAATTTGGGGACAGGGTGAAGCACTGGATGACCTTCAATGAGCCATGGACTTTTGCTTTGATGGCATACCCTGATGGTAATAAACTAGGGCAGTGTTTTCCTTGGGCATCAGTCAAGTGTCATGCTGCAAATTTGGGTAGGGATCCCTATACAATTACTCATCATCAGCTTCTGGCTCATGCCACCGCTGTGACTCTATTCAGAGAAAAATTCCAG GCTACACAAAAAGGTAAAATAGGGATAGCCCTATGCTCCCATTGGTTTCTACCCTACAATGGAACAAAATCCGACTATGAAGCTGCATCCAGGTCTCTTGACTTCATTCTTGGATG GCTAATGGACCCCTTGACTCAAGGGGATTACCCTACAAGCATGAGGACCAATGTGAAAGACAGATTGCCAAAGTTCACAGAGGGCCAGTCCCAGATGTTAAAAGGATCATTTGATTTCATCGGAATCAATTACTACACCAGCCTGTATGCCTACAGCAATCGCCCATCCTCTGATGCAGACCCTAACTTCTATAGTGACCAGCATGTTATTCAAACAG GGGAGAGATATGGAGTTCTTATAGGTCCTAAG GCTGCTTCAGATTGGCTGTTCATATATCCACCAGGTTTGAAAGAACTCTTGCTCCATGTAAAGACCAAATACAATAATCCAGTGATATATATTACTGAGAACG GAGTTGATGAAGTTAACAATGACACCCTACCACTGGAAGAGGCGCTGAAGGATGATACAAGAACAAGCTACTTTGAACAGCATCTCTTCTACCTTAATCAAGCGATcag GGAGGGTGTGGACGTGAGAGGGTACTTTGCATGGTCTTTGTTGGATAACTTTGAATGGAGGTCAGGCTACAGTGTGAGGTTTGGCATAAACTTTGTGGACTATAAGCATGGCTTGAAGAGATACCCCAAAAAATCTGCCTTCTGGTTCACCAAATTTTTAAAAGGCTAA
- the LOC122012697 gene encoding O-fucosyltransferase 20-like yields the protein MATRTKGRRMAYITVPSAILHSLSSASLLLSPPNKASSRPGCRRRLLSLPRCPLLLLLFFFLVAALGTFRAGLHLHPILPCPHLPRRRPLSSSPSAAALAVDSKVDFWRQPDGMGYVPCLDFSEEYRAKGEAAARSGRRKKYLLVVVSGGLNQQRNQIIDAVVIARILGASLVVPVLQVNVIWSDESEFGDVFDLEHFKRVLAGDVKVVSSLPSTHIMTRPVQDKQMPLQTSPDWIRSRYMKKLNREGVLLLRGLDSRLSKDLPSDLQKLRCKVAFHALRFAAPIQELGNELAARMRSHGPYLALHLRMEKDVWVRTGCLPGLSPAADAAIQKERKLHPKLLTGRSNMTYSERKLAGLCPLNAVEVTRLLKALEAPRDARIYWAGGEPFGGREALLPLTRDFPNLFNKVDLALVGELEPFANKSSVLAAVDYMVCEQSDVFLPSHGGNMGHLMRGHRAYAGHRKYITPNKRQMIPYFMDAALREEEFNRIVKELHRGSMGQPEMRTDKADKDVTAYPAPECMCNGTSTRAIQ from the exons ATGGCGACGAGGACGAAGGGGAGGCGGATGGCGTACATCACGGTGCCTTCGGCGATCCTCCACTCCCTCTCCTCCGCCTCGCTCCTCCTCTCCCCGCCAAACAAGGCTTCTTCCCGCCCCGgctgccgccgccgcctcctcaGCCTCCCCCGCTGCCCGCTCctactcctccttttcttcttcctcgtcGCTGCCCTTGGAACGTTTCGCGCAGGCCTCCATCTCCACCCCATCCTCCCCTGCCCCCACCTCCCCCGCcgccgccccctctcctcctcgcCCTCCGCGGCGGCGCTCGCGGTGGACTCCAAAGTCGATTTCTGGCGGCAGCCGGACGGGATGGGGTACGTCCCCTGCCTCGACTTCAGCGAGGAGTACCGGGCGAAGGGCGAGGCGGCGGCGCGGTCAGGGCGACGGAAGAAGTATCTCCTAGTCGTCGTCTCCGGCGGCCTTAACCAACAGCGCAACCAGATCATCGACGCCGTTGTAATCGCTCGGATCCTCGGCGCCTCCCTCGTCGTTCCGGTGCTCCAGGTCAACGTCATCTGGAGCGACGAAAG TGAGTTTGGCGATGTGTTTGATCTGGAACATTTCAAGAGAGTTCTTGCGGGCGACGTCAAGGTGGTGTCCTCGCTGCCGTCGACACACATCATGACCAGACCGGTGCAGGACAAGCAAATGCCTCTTCAAACTTCCCCTGATTGGATTCGATCGAGATACATGAAAAAA CTAAACAGAGAAGGTGTTCTTCTGCTGAGAGGCTTGGATTCCAGGCTCTCCAAGGACCTTCCATCCGATCTCCAAAAGCTTCGTTGCAAG GTCGCATTTCATGCTCTGAGATTTGCAGCTCCAATCCAAGAGCTGGGGAACGAATTGGCGGCGAGGATGAGAAGCCACGGCCCGTACCTGGCGCTTCACCTGCGCATGGAGAAGGACGTGTGGGTGCGCACTGGATGCCTCCCTGGCCTCAGCCCCGCCGCCGACGCCGCCATCCAGAAAGAGAGAAAACTCCATCCCAAGCTCCTCACCGGCCGCTCCAATATGACCTACAGCGAGCGTAAGCTCGCCGGCCTTTGCCCCTTGAACGCCGTCGAAGTCACCCGATTGCTCAAGGCGCTGGAAGCCCCACGGGACGCGAGAATCTACTGGGCCGGCGGCGAGCCGTTCGGCGGGCGAGAAGCCCTGCTCCCGCTCACCAGAGACTTCCCCAACTTGTTCAACAAGGTCGACCTGGCCTTGGTCGGCGAATTGGAACCCTTCGCCAACAAGTCCTCCGTGCTCGCCGCCGTCGACTACATGGTATGCGAACAGAGCGACGTGTTCTTGCCGTCCCACGGCGGGAACATGGGCCACCTCATGCGCGGCCACCGCGCGTACGCCGGACACAGGAAGTACATCACGCCCAACAAGCGGCAGATGATTCCCTACTTCATGGACGCGGCGCTGCGGGAGGAGGAGTTCAACCGGATCGTGAAGGAACTGCACCGCGGATCGATGGGACAGCCGGAGATGAGAACGGACAAAGCCGACAAGGATGTGACGGCTTACCCGGCGCCGGAGTGCATGTGCAACGGCACGAGCACGAGGGCGATACAGTGA